One region of Fragaria vesca subsp. vesca linkage group LG4, FraVesHawaii_1.0, whole genome shotgun sequence genomic DNA includes:
- the LOC101314939 gene encoding NAC domain-containing protein 68-like: protein MAFLPSRFKKKKALKGDFDLLECSKVDVGMTEQECNLPPGYRFSPVDDELVLFYLFNKIVGRNIPLTDVVKEIDLYEHDPDQLPQDDYRHGTKRCEAYYFTNVEQVYSREGKVTKRTTKGGYWKVTSEGKKVTYGDDEIVVGFKTSMLFNKGHVPAPRGTISSFIMHEYRVNPSIVPVDVLNDSIRAKIERFVVCKIVNKEKEARQEGPPAYKLPPELPSHEDEESS from the exons ATGGCATTCCTTCCCTCGCGTTTTAAGAAGAAGAAAGCTCTCAAAGGAGATTTTGATCTGCTCGAGTGTTCCAAAGTCGATGTTGGGATGACAGAACAAGAGTGTAACTTACCTCCAGGCTATAGGTTTTCTCCGGTCGATGATGAATTGGTTCTGTTTTACTTGTTTAACAAAATTGTTGGTCGTAATATACCATTAACTGATGTTGTCAAAGAGATTGATCTGTATGAGCATGATCCGGATCAGCTACCCCAAG ATGATTACAGACATGGTACCAAGCGCTGTGAAGCTTATTATTTCACCAATGTCGAACAAGTTTACAGTAGGGAAGGGAAGGTCACTAAGAGAACTACAAAGGGTGGTTACTGGAAAGTAACTAGTGAGGGAAAGAAAGTTACATATGGGGATGACGAAATAGTTGTTGGGTTTAAAACGTCTATGTTATTCAATAAAGGACATGTTCCAGCACCAAGAGGGACCATAAGCTCCTTTATCATGCATGAGTATAGAGTTAATCCCAGTATAGTTCCTGTTGATGTGCTTAATGACAGCATAAGGGCAAAG ATTGAGAGATTTGTGGTATGCAAAATTGTAAACAAAGAGAAAGAGGCTCGTCAAGAGGGTCCTCCCGCATATAAACTTCCACCAGAACTGCCTAGCCATGAAGATGAGGAATCAAGTTGA
- the LOC101290754 gene encoding beta-glucosidase 40-like isoform 1: MGWKRGIALFIAFQVIIGCSSQSNSEINRGSFPKGFVFGTASSAFQYEGAVKEDGRGPSVWDIFSHTFGKITDFSNADVAVDQYHLYDARLLQPISGDVQLMKDMGMDAYRFSISWSRIFPNGTGQINQAGVDHYNNLINSLLAKGIEPYVTLYHWDLPQALEDRYTGWLDAQIIQDFAVYAETCFQKFGDRVKHWITFNEPHTFAVQGYDVGLQAPGRCSLLGRLFCRAGNSATEPYIVAHNVILSHATVADIYRKKYKPKQRGSIGASFDVIWYRSATNSTADIEATERAQDFQLGWFLDPFIFGDYPFSMRSRVGSRLPKFSKSESTLIKGSLDFVGINHYTTFYASNDSSHIIGLLNDSLSDSGAIALHSIFVLFSAFKDGKAIGDKANSIWLYIVPEGMRSLMNYIKKKYGNPPVLITENGMDDPNSPFISLKDALKDEKRISYHRDYLSNLLASIKEDGCNVNGYFAWSLLDNWEWGAGYTSRFGLYFIDYKDKLKRYPKDSGLALSSLLPDGNSICPFSLLYVVQLEYRRRYLRFASLCSVAGKIYTLCGGLAWPWVCLQQAVMEAGGGGGGRSDHGSSSVGLGLSLIFEVVWASRWVRARHLGLNPF; encoded by the exons ATGGGGTGGAAGAGAGGCATTGCTTTGTTTATTGCTTTTCAGGTGATTATTGGGTGTTCATCACAGTCTAATTCAGAGATTAACAGAGGCAGCTTTCCAAAGGGCTTTGTTTTTGGGACTGCTTCTTCTGCCTTCCAG TATGAAGGCGCAGTAAAAGAGGATGGAAGGGGGCCTTCTGTATGGGACATTTTTTCACACACTTTTG GCAAAATAACTGATTTCAGTAATGCTGATGTTGCTGTGGATCAGTATCACCTTTATGATGCAAGACTTCTCCAACCAATCTCA GGAGATGTACAACTTATGAAGGATATGGGAATGGATGCGTATAGGTTTTCGATATCCTGGTCTCGGATATTCCCCA ATGGAACTGGGCAAATCAATCAGGCAGGGGTTGATCACTACAACAATCTCATTAATTCATTGCTAGCGAAAG GAATTGAACCGTACGTAACCCTCTACCACTGGGATCTTCCTCAAGCCTTGGAAGACAGATACACTGGGTGGCTTGACGCTCAAATCAT ACAGGACTTTGCAGTATACGCGGAGACATGCTTTCAGAAATTCGGTGACAGGGTGAAGCACTGGATCACATTCAACGAGCCACACACATTTGCTGTACAAGGATACGATGTAGGTCTCCAGGCACCAGGAAGATGCTCTCTCCTAGGCCGCCTTTTCTGTAGAGCCGGAAACTCTGCAACTGAGCCTTACATAGTTGCTCACAATGTCATCCTTTCTCATGCAACTGTTGCCGACATTTACAGGAAAAAGTATAAG CCAAAACAACGAGGATCAATTGGGGCATCATTTGATGTTATTTGGTATCGATCAGCAACAAACTCTACAGCAGACATTGAAGCAACTGAAAGAGCCCAAGATTTTCAGCTTGGCTG GTTTCTTGACCCTTTCATTTTTGGGGATTATCCATTCTCTATGAGAAGTAGAGTCGGAAGCCGTCTGCCAAAGTTTTCCAAATCTGAGTCCACTTTAATCAAGGGGTCATTGGATTTTGTGGGCATTAATCACTACACTACCTTCTATGCCAGTAACGATTCTTCTCATATTATCGGACTACTGAATGACTCCCTATCAGACTCTGGTGCCATTGCCCTTC ATAGTATTTTCGTCCTGTTTTCAGCTTTCAAAGATGGAAAAGCTATTGGAGATAAG GCAAATTCGATATGGTTATACATAGTGCCTGAGGGGATGAGAAGCTTAATGAACTACATCAAGAAAAAGTATGGCAATCCTCCGGTGCTTATCACTGAGAATG GCATGGACGACCCAAATAGCCCATTCATTTCCCTCAAGGATGCTCTAAAGGATGAGAAAAGGATCAGTTACCACCGTGACTATTTGTCAAACTTGCTAGCTTCAATCAA AGAAGATGGGTGCAATGTGAACGGTTATTTTGCATGGTCTCTACTGGATAACTGGGAGTGGGGTGCAGGATACACTTCAAGATTTGGTCTCTATTTCATTGACTATAAGGACAAGCTCAAGAGATACCCCAAGGACTCT GGTTTAGCCTTGTCGAGTTTGTTGCCGGACGGGAATTCCATATGCCCTTTTAGTCTCTTGTATGTGGTTCAGCTTGAGTATAGACGGAGATATTTGAGATTTGCTAGTTTGTGCAG CGTGGCCGGGAAGATCTACACGCTTTGTGGAGGCTTGGCGTGGCCGTGGGTTTGCTTGCAGCAGGCAGTGATGGAGGCAGGTGGTGGTGGAGGAGGCAGATCAGATCACGGATCATCTTCTGTTGGGCTTGGGCTGAGCCTGATCTTTGAGGTTGTTTGGGCTTCCAGATGGGTTAGAGCTCGCCATTTGGGCCTTAACCCTTTCTAG
- the LOC101290754 gene encoding beta-glucosidase 40-like isoform 2, which yields MGWKRGIALFIAFQVIIGCSSQSNSEINRGSFPKGFVFGTASSAFQYEGAVKEDGRGPSVWDIFSHTFGKITDFSNADVAVDQYHLYDGDVQLMKDMGMDAYRFSISWSRIFPNGTGQINQAGVDHYNNLINSLLAKGIEPYVTLYHWDLPQALEDRYTGWLDAQIIQDFAVYAETCFQKFGDRVKHWITFNEPHTFAVQGYDVGLQAPGRCSLLGRLFCRAGNSATEPYIVAHNVILSHATVADIYRKKYKPKQRGSIGASFDVIWYRSATNSTADIEATERAQDFQLGWFLDPFIFGDYPFSMRSRVGSRLPKFSKSESTLIKGSLDFVGINHYTTFYASNDSSHIIGLLNDSLSDSGAIALPFKDGKAIGDKANSIWLYIVPEGMRSLMNYIKKKYGNPPVLITENGMDDPNSPFISLKDALKDEKRISYHRDYLSNLLASIKEDGCNVNGYFAWSLLDNWEWGAGYTSRFGLYFIDYKDKLKRYPKDSVQWFKNFLTST from the exons ATGGGGTGGAAGAGAGGCATTGCTTTGTTTATTGCTTTTCAGGTGATTATTGGGTGTTCATCACAGTCTAATTCAGAGATTAACAGAGGCAGCTTTCCAAAGGGCTTTGTTTTTGGGACTGCTTCTTCTGCCTTCCAG TATGAAGGCGCAGTAAAAGAGGATGGAAGGGGGCCTTCTGTATGGGACATTTTTTCACACACTTTTG GCAAAATAACTGATTTCAGTAATGCTGATGTTGCTGTGGATCAGTATCACCTTTATGAT GGAGATGTACAACTTATGAAGGATATGGGAATGGATGCGTATAGGTTTTCGATATCCTGGTCTCGGATATTCCCCA ATGGAACTGGGCAAATCAATCAGGCAGGGGTTGATCACTACAACAATCTCATTAATTCATTGCTAGCGAAAG GAATTGAACCGTACGTAACCCTCTACCACTGGGATCTTCCTCAAGCCTTGGAAGACAGATACACTGGGTGGCTTGACGCTCAAATCAT ACAGGACTTTGCAGTATACGCGGAGACATGCTTTCAGAAATTCGGTGACAGGGTGAAGCACTGGATCACATTCAACGAGCCACACACATTTGCTGTACAAGGATACGATGTAGGTCTCCAGGCACCAGGAAGATGCTCTCTCCTAGGCCGCCTTTTCTGTAGAGCCGGAAACTCTGCAACTGAGCCTTACATAGTTGCTCACAATGTCATCCTTTCTCATGCAACTGTTGCCGACATTTACAGGAAAAAGTATAAG CCAAAACAACGAGGATCAATTGGGGCATCATTTGATGTTATTTGGTATCGATCAGCAACAAACTCTACAGCAGACATTGAAGCAACTGAAAGAGCCCAAGATTTTCAGCTTGGCTG GTTTCTTGACCCTTTCATTTTTGGGGATTATCCATTCTCTATGAGAAGTAGAGTCGGAAGCCGTCTGCCAAAGTTTTCCAAATCTGAGTCCACTTTAATCAAGGGGTCATTGGATTTTGTGGGCATTAATCACTACACTACCTTCTATGCCAGTAACGATTCTTCTCATATTATCGGACTACTGAATGACTCCCTATCAGACTCTGGTGCCATTGCCCTTC CTTTCAAAGATGGAAAAGCTATTGGAGATAAG GCAAATTCGATATGGTTATACATAGTGCCTGAGGGGATGAGAAGCTTAATGAACTACATCAAGAAAAAGTATGGCAATCCTCCGGTGCTTATCACTGAGAATG GCATGGACGACCCAAATAGCCCATTCATTTCCCTCAAGGATGCTCTAAAGGATGAGAAAAGGATCAGTTACCACCGTGACTATTTGTCAAACTTGCTAGCTTCAATCAA AGAAGATGGGTGCAATGTGAACGGTTATTTTGCATGGTCTCTACTGGATAACTGGGAGTGGGGTGCAGGATACACTTCAAGATTTGGTCTCTATTTCATTGACTATAAGGACAAGCTCAAGAGATACCCCAAGGACTCTGTTCAATGGTTCAAGAACTTCTTAACTTCAACTTGA
- the LOC101315228 gene encoding COBW domain-containing protein 1-like translates to MQDDEEAPPLAVEIDQPFASGSNDVDAPVGVTVITGYLGSGKSTLVNHILNTQHGKKIAVILNEFGEEVGVERAMINEGDGGALVEEWVELANGCICCTVKHSLVQALEQLVERKERLDHILLETTGLANPAPLASVLWLDDQLESSVKLDSIITVVDAKNLRFQLSENKSSSSFPEAYLQIAFADVVILNKVDLVTTEGSTDYLEELEKEIHSINSLACIIRSIRSQVDLSKILDCRAYDAAHAAHLESLLEESRALSTLDLHDSGVRTLCICEQQKVDLEKVRLWLEEILWEKKYGMDVYRCKGVLSVHNSNQLHTLQAVREIYEIVPTRVWKKEENQMNKIVFIGHNINENVLTQLFRACVVC, encoded by the exons ATGCAGGACGATGAAGAAGCTCCACCTCTCGCCGTTGAAATCGACCAACCTTTTGCAAGTGGGTCCAATGACGTCGACGCTCCCGTCGGCGTCACCGTCATCACCGGTTATCTGGGTTCAGGCAAATCCACT CTGGTTAATCATATATTGAACACCCAACATGGGAAGAAGATTGCTGTGATATTAAACGAGTTTGGTGAGGAAGTTGGGGTTGAAAGAGCAATGATAAACGAAGGAGATGGTGGTGCTCTTGTGGAAGAGTGGGTTGAGTTGGCAAATGGGTGTATATGTTGTACTGTGAAGCACAGTTTGGTGCAAGCATTAGAGCAACTTGTGGAGAGAAAAGAAAG ACTTGATCATATATTGCTGGAGACTACTGGGTTGGCCAACCCTGCCCCGCTTGCTTCGGTGCTGTGGTTGGATGATCAGTTGGAATCGTCTGTCAAGCTTGATTCGATTATCACT GTTGTGGATGCCAAGAACCTCCGTTTTCAGCTCAGTGAGAATAAAAGTTCATCCTCTTTTCCTGAAGCATATTTACAGATTGCATTTGCG GATGTTGTAATTCTTAACAAGGTTGATTTGGTTACTACAGAGGGTTCTACAGATTATCTGGAGGAACTTGAGAAGGAGATACATAGTATTAATTCGCTGGCTTGTATCATCCGTTCTATTCGTAGTCAAGTCGACTTGTCTAAAATCTTGGACTGTCGAGCCTATGATGCTGCG CATGCTGCTCATTTAGAATCATTATTGGAAGAAAGTCGTGCTTTATCTACTCTGGATCTCCATGATAGTGGTGTGCGAACCTTATGCATTTGCGAGCAACAGAAGGTTGATCTTGAAAAG GTCCGTTTATGGCTCGAGGAGATTCTTTGGGAGAAGAAATATGGCATGGATGTGTATCGCTGCAAAGGGGTTTTGAGCGTCCACAATTCAAACCAATTACATACTTTGCAG GCAGTCAGAGAAATATATGAGATTGTGCCAACTCGTGTTTGGAAAAAGGAAGAAAATCAGATGAACAAGATAGTGTTTATAG GGCATAATATAAACGAGAATGTTCTTACCCAGTTGTTTAGAGCCTGCGTAGTTTGTTAA